In a single window of the Deinococcus aetherius genome:
- a CDS encoding N-acetylglucosamine kinase: MILSIDMGASGTKWALYDRGGTAVADGRLRPLSGHLSAPKVRREMTAALAELRAALPTPPSAVVAGVTGLQTEYRPWLQRELGRLFSLPAGRLLVTDDLHLAYAAHFAPGAGTLVYAGTGAVAYHRTEREEVVRAGGYGYLIDDLGGAFWQGQVGLRRVLRQREAGQHETLLARHVFGALGTREWGDIRSLIYGEGRAAVARLAPAVYEAARQDDPDALAIQRRAGQELARLAGVVLGRTGRPTLATAGGAFNPLVREAFHAEWAAGTVTVVPSVPPVSGGFTLGLPLLAGEEPRP, encoded by the coding sequence GTGATTCTCAGCATCGACATGGGGGCGAGCGGCACGAAGTGGGCGCTGTACGACCGGGGCGGAACGGCGGTCGCGGATGGCCGCCTGCGCCCCCTGTCGGGTCACCTCTCCGCCCCGAAGGTCCGCCGGGAGATGACGGCTGCCCTGGCCGAGCTGCGCGCCGCCCTGCCGACCCCGCCGTCTGCCGTGGTCGCGGGGGTGACCGGGCTCCAGACCGAGTACCGGCCGTGGCTGCAACGGGAGCTGGGGCGCCTCTTCTCCCTGCCCGCCGGGCGGCTCCTGGTGACCGACGACCTGCACCTCGCCTATGCGGCGCACTTCGCGCCGGGCGCGGGGACCCTGGTGTACGCCGGGACGGGTGCTGTCGCCTACCACCGCACCGAGCGGGAGGAGGTCGTGCGGGCGGGCGGGTACGGCTACCTGATCGACGACCTCGGCGGGGCGTTCTGGCAGGGACAGGTCGGCCTGCGGCGGGTGTTGCGTCAGCGCGAGGCCGGGCAGCACGAGACGCTGCTCGCGCGGCACGTCTTCGGGGCGCTGGGCACCCGCGAGTGGGGGGATATCCGCTCGCTGATCTACGGGGAGGGCCGCGCCGCCGTCGCCCGCCTCGCCCCCGCCGTGTACGAGGCCGCCCGCCAGGACGATCCCGACGCCCTCGCCATCCAGCGCCGCGCGGGGCAGGAACTCGCGCGGCTCGCCGGAGTCGTGCTGGGCCGCACCGGACGCCCGACGCTCGCCACGGCGGGGGGAGCCTTCAACCCCCTGGTGCGCGAGGCCTTTCACGCCGAGTGGGCGGCAGGCACCGTCACGGTCGTCCCCAGCGTGCCGCCCGTCTCCGGGGGCTTCACCCTGGGGCTGCCGCTGCTCGCCGGGGAGGAACCGCGCCCCTGA
- a CDS encoding S4 domain-containing protein has protein sequence MKQKLPTLVSQARGGRVVRTPFLDGDDLDRRALQDDEVRYVIAGGFPDARRVILTLWPAHIPEVDSGVTVLRVTPGEGGPPWDLQDFAVHLRRLSLPEDGLGDLREERSGSFLVAATGKAAQTLAGLTELGGREVEVEEVGETAGRGSKTREVVVPSMRVDVVGAKGFGVSRAYFQQGIEGGKVRLNGQVARASTEIREGDSLSAEGIGRIDFKRVVNETRRGNVKVELEVHR, from the coding sequence ATGAAGCAGAAGCTCCCCACCCTGGTGTCGCAGGCGCGCGGCGGGCGCGTGGTGCGCACCCCCTTCCTCGACGGCGACGACCTCGACCGCCGCGCCCTCCAGGACGACGAGGTGAGGTACGTCATCGCGGGCGGCTTCCCCGACGCCCGCCGGGTGATCCTCACCCTGTGGCCCGCCCACATCCCCGAGGTGGATTCGGGGGTGACCGTCCTGCGCGTGACCCCGGGGGAGGGCGGTCCCCCCTGGGACCTCCAGGACTTCGCCGTGCACCTGCGCCGCCTGAGCCTGCCCGAGGACGGGCTCGGCGACCTGCGCGAGGAACGGAGCGGCTCGTTCCTGGTCGCCGCGACTGGCAAGGCAGCCCAGACCCTCGCTGGGCTGACCGAACTCGGGGGCCGCGAGGTCGAGGTCGAGGAAGTCGGCGAGACGGCGGGGCGGGGGAGCAAGACCCGCGAGGTCGTCGTCCCCTCCATGCGGGTGGACGTGGTCGGGGCCAAGGGCTTCGGGGTGAGCCGCGCGTACTTCCAGCAGGGCATCGAGGGGGGCAAGGTGCGGCTCAACGGGCAAGTCGCCCGCGCGAGCACCGAGATCCGGGAGGGCGACAGCCTCAGCGCCGAGGGGATCGGGCGCATCGACTTCAAGCGGGTGGTGAACGAGACCCGGCGCGGGAACGTGAAGGTGGAGCTGGAGGTGCACCGGTAA
- a CDS encoding DUF3197 domain-containing protein, protein MQIADPLGVPGAPLETLQAVLTHLEGADLTGGRLILVRDRQGDRGDARYGAVLVAGDSAVVTVPAFGPHYGRAGAQALAELTRWASARGMPVRETAVNPADLVRVLAEPGADEIARVIAASNPSDPAIYTALPPQRPDEDDWEA, encoded by the coding sequence ATGCAGATCGCTGACCCGCTCGGGGTGCCCGGCGCCCCGCTGGAGACGTTGCAGGCCGTCCTCACGCACCTGGAGGGGGCCGACCTGACGGGCGGGCGGCTGATCCTGGTCCGCGACCGGCAGGGGGACCGGGGGGACGCGCGGTACGGCGCCGTGCTGGTCGCCGGGGACAGCGCCGTCGTGACCGTCCCCGCCTTCGGGCCGCACTACGGGCGGGCGGGCGCGCAGGCCCTCGCCGAGCTGACGCGCTGGGCGTCGGCGCGGGGGATGCCGGTGCGCGAGACGGCGGTGAACCCGGCCGACCTCGTGCGGGTCCTCGCCGAGCCGGGCGCCGACGAGATCGCGCGCGTGATCGCCGCGAGCAACCCCAGCGACCCCGCGATCTACACCGCCCTGCCCCCGCAGCGCCCGGACGAGGACGACTGGGAGGCGTAA
- the zapE gene encoding cell division protein ZapE: MIDLLARKPTLTPEELAAGLAPSARFRDVRFETYRPNPGYPSQAEARASLQAFLKGAQVRPGGFRLFRRAKPEGRGIYLDGGFGVGKTHLLASAYHAAEGTRALMSFQDLMYVIGALGMGRAVEAFSGHDLLLIDEFELDDPGNTHMANTFLGQLMPGGTSVVATSNTEPGALGQGRFNAADFQRQIQGIADRFETHRVDGPDYRQRGTAPEGPLTPDEFRAWRARQSEATLALVAHRDLNRHLLDVHPSRFAKLLAGVGALGVSDLAPMPDQNVALRFVHFVDKLYDLGLPAAFTGAPLGSLFSETYRHGAYAKKYSRCLSRLSELLREARALI, encoded by the coding sequence GTGATCGACCTCCTCGCCCGCAAACCTACCCTCACGCCCGAGGAACTCGCCGCCGGGCTGGCTCCCAGCGCCCGCTTCCGGGACGTGCGCTTCGAGACCTACCGCCCCAATCCCGGGTACCCCAGCCAGGCGGAGGCCCGCGCGAGCCTCCAGGCCTTTCTCAAGGGGGCGCAGGTGCGGCCCGGGGGCTTCCGGCTCTTTCGCCGCGCCAAGCCCGAGGGGCGGGGCATCTACCTCGACGGGGGCTTCGGGGTGGGGAAGACGCACCTCCTCGCCAGCGCCTACCACGCCGCCGAGGGCACACGGGCCCTGATGAGCTTTCAGGACCTGATGTACGTGATCGGGGCGCTGGGGATGGGCCGCGCCGTCGAGGCCTTTTCGGGGCACGACCTCCTCCTGATCGACGAGTTCGAGCTGGACGACCCCGGCAACACGCACATGGCGAACACCTTTCTGGGCCAACTCATGCCGGGGGGCACGAGCGTGGTCGCCACGAGCAACACCGAGCCCGGGGCGCTGGGGCAGGGCCGCTTCAACGCCGCCGACTTCCAGCGCCAGATTCAGGGCATCGCCGACCGCTTCGAGACGCACCGGGTGGACGGCCCCGACTACCGCCAGCGCGGCACGGCCCCGGAAGGACCCCTCACTCCCGACGAGTTCCGGGCGTGGCGGGCGAGGCAAAGCGAGGCGACCCTCGCCCTCGTCGCGCACCGCGACCTCAACCGGCACCTCCTCGACGTTCATCCCAGCCGCTTCGCCAAGCTCCTCGCGGGGGTGGGCGCCCTCGGCGTGAGCGACCTCGCCCCCATGCCCGACCAGAACGTCGCCCTGCGCTTCGTCCACTTCGTCGACAAGCTCTACGACCTCGGCCTGCCCGCCGCCTTCACGGGGGCGCCGCTGGGGAGCCTCTTCAGCGAGACGTACCGCCACGGCGCCTACGCCAAGAAGTACAGCCGTTGCCTCAGCCGCCTCTCCGAACTGCTGCGCGAGGCGCGGGCGCTCATCTGA